Part of the Ptiloglossa arizonensis isolate GNS036 chromosome 7, iyPtiAriz1_principal, whole genome shotgun sequence genome, GTAGCCCCGGGGTTCGATCGAAGGCTACCGCTGGCCGTCTCGGGGGTCGGTGAGATGGAGGTGAAACGATCGTTGGACGTCGAGGATTGAGTGGCTGTTGTATTCGCGTAGGACGAGTGGTACCTAGCAACGGTgtcggtggaggaggaggacgaggaggatgtCGTGGATAGTAACCGCTCGGTGGATGATCCCGAGACGGCGTACCTGGTCGCGTCGGTGGTCGCGAGTCGTCCGTCGTGACCTGGCGACGAGCTTGCCAGGTAACGATCGTTGGACACGCAGAACCGGTCGTTGGATCGCGACTGACCGCAACGTTGTATCGCGGAGTCGTTGAAACGGTCGCTGGCCGCGACGTATCTCGACTGACTGTTCCCAACTTCCTGGAAGCTGGAGTATCGATTGAACTCCGTAGGCGCTGGGGATCCGGTCGATCTGTCTGTATACTTTTGGCAGACGGTCTCGACGCCCCGGTCGTTGTACAGACGTCTCGGTTCGTTAATGTTGGACGACACTTGCAGTGACCTCTCCGTCGACGAGTATCGTTGATGAGGGGTCTCAGGATTCGGCGAGTTCGAGAGGAATCTCTCGGTGCTCGATGATATCGTCGAGTAAcgatcgtgatgaacacttggtgTCGTTTCCTGCCGATGGTATCGTTCGTAAACCGGCGATTCTCGTAGGTATCTGTCGGTCGATTTGCTCGCGAACCTCTCTGGGACCGGGGCGTGTATAGGCGAGGAAGAGAGCAATCGGTCCGTAGAGATGGCGCTGTATCTGGTAACACCGGTGTCCTTGCCAGTGGTGTATACGCTGCTCCTGTCGCCTTGTAGGCTGACCTGAAGGCTTCCCAGCACCGGCGACGAGCCGGACAACAGACGATCGCTGGCCCCAGTGTATCGTTGCTGATCCTTGGGCTCGTGCATGGCGTTCGCCGATTGCTGATTGGCCAGTAATCGTTCCGCCGAGGTGAATCGTTCTTTAGCTGGCATCGGGGAGGCTGGCGATGTACCGTCGCCGTATCTGGTGCTTGGAGAACCTGGGGGCAGAATCCTATCAGCAGCAGGATAACCAGCCAGACTCTGGGTCGAGGCGTACTTCTCGCTTGGGCTGGGCGACAGAGGCGGTGGTGGCACGAACCGATCGTTCGCTGGCGCCGGCGATGGTGGAGAGGGGAACGTCTCTGACGAGAAAGGACTCGTCGCGCAGCCTGACACCAAGATGTTGGTGTTCGCATATTCGTTTCCTGTGGACACCAGCTCGCTGCCGGTGTTTGGGCTCTGTTGGAACCGTTCGCTCGGGACCAGAGACAGCCTCTGCTCACCGTGAAGCCCGCTGAGCTCGTTGAATCGTGGAAAACGCTCGGCCAGAACGTTTTGGGACAATGTTTGCCCGGATGTCCCCGATCTAACTGGGTTGTATTGGTGATGCGTCTGCAGAGAGGACTGACCGAATCTCTCCTGGTTCTGGTAGTGAGCGAATCGCTCGCAGCTCGACTGTATCGAACGCGTTTCCGCGACGGACTTGGGAAAATCGTCGATCGATGGCTTGTCCGTCGATTTGTCGTACCGATCGATACCGGACATTCGCTCCCGGCCGCCATAATCGACGTGCTCGTTCCCCTGGCTCTGTTGCTCAGACTGGTAACGATCTTGGCCACAagcgttcgacgcgttcgacgcgCTCGCCCCGCTCCGTAGATCCGTTTGCtggtgttgctgttgctgttgctgttgctgttgctgtttatAGGACTCCGAGGAATTGGTGGAACCGATCTGAGACCCGACGCTTCCAGACGTCCCGGCGTTCGATCCTGGAATAGGAGATGACGAGGGCCCGTATTGAGAGATCGGGTGTTGGTGCAGTAGGAGACGTTCTCTTCGGCCATAGTCGTCGTCTGTCGGCATCCTGGTGGCCCGGGGCCCGCTGTCAGGACATCTGCAACACCGTGCGTTTCACGATCAGACACGATTTTCAACATCGCAACGGGGAAATTTATTACAGAGTACTTGGTAAACAGAATCTTTACCACCGGTCGCGGTACCGTGAAAATCGAGGATTGAAATTTCTTTGGCTTTTTGTGAAAGTTttgtcaaacttttcgcaaaactgacCAAAGATTGTCAGTAGACGTATCTT contains:
- the LOC143149631 gene encoding uncharacterized protein LOC143149631; protein product: MPTDDDYGRRERLLLHQHPISQYGPSSSPIPGSNAGTSGSVGSQIGSTNSSESYKQQQQQQQQQQHQQTDLRSGASASNASNACGQDRYQSEQQSQGNEHVDYGGRERMSGIDRYDKSTDKPSIDDFPKSVAETRSIQSSCERFAHYQNQERFGQSSLQTHHQYNPVRSGTSGQTLSQNVLAERFPRFNELSGLHGEQRLSLVPSERFQQSPNTGSELVSTGNEYANTNILVSGCATSPFSSETFPSPPSPAPANDRFVPPPPLSPSPSEKYASTQSLAGYPAADRILPPGSPSTRYGDGTSPASPMPAKERFTSAERLLANQQSANAMHEPKDQQRYTGASDRLLSGSSPVLGSLQVSLQGDRSSVYTTGKDTGVTRYSAISTDRLLSSSPIHAPVPERFASKSTDRYLRESPVYERYHRQETTPSVHHDRYSTISSSTERFLSNSPNPETPHQRYSSTERSLQVSSNINEPRRLYNDRGVETVCQKYTDRSTGSPAPTEFNRYSSFQEVGNSQSRYVAASDRFNDSAIQRCGQSRSNDRFCVSNDRYLASSSPGHDGRLATTDATRYAVSGSSTERLLSTTSSSSSSSTDTVARYHSSYANTTATQSSTSNDRFTSISPTPETASGSLRSNPGATGGTGSSNYQSTTKTAVDKYLQVSKSVQSYGGDRYNVGNPSDQFDRLSQDRYDRFSNSVTATTDRFASSTVGTDRFHSTADRYSPARAADKYLSLPKPKDRYTGRITPISSCGTSVAVTSTDRTYNSSSATGSYVPPTAHTPVERYVPQPPPEVLYPDRYVDRYVPPSAHTPTDRYVPPNDPGDPYMRRDLGFHHHYRLPPPAGYPYHQSHLRLRGFAYASPGRLGGSPGSSSSSSSASNQRDGFSMSPLLRPKVRASAVEFPTTSTNVVRHVCTNPPSCCNEVSGNGRTCCQTIRRSLPPGALSSIPTQSSCCYSKQVETSSFAQKGPASWYLNSDGFFNVSPERRSPRNSWTRVMVIPARGSTIAEQKKLIAGQMEVGVQIKGVACAESSAV